A single genomic interval of Alteromonas sp. CI.11.F.A3 harbors:
- the pilM gene encoding type IV pilus assembly protein PilM → MKSLFKKKMPPIVGLDIGTRQIKAVWLEHSVNGYMLQGYACESINKVAFSERDIKDYEAVSLALKKVRNSLKTKIKQANVAVAGTSVISKIVYMEPDQNDYELESQIEIEADSLIPFPLEEVYLDFEELGPSETHSGKVNVLLTAAHKDLVDSRLLLSREADFEPKIVDVENYAIGNAIDFFYNGKVEDEAVCAINVGASLLQVSVVRNATVIYTKEHAFGLNNLVNDISAIQMIEREEAERLLMDDSSSNSWVDEVLPIFAANLQQNINRALQMYMTTFHVDRPAKILLCGGAATIQPLVDILRQDLGLQVDVFDPFLGMTMNPKLDSQRLRRIAPQLTIAAGLASRSFTSWHM, encoded by the coding sequence ATGAAATCGCTGTTCAAGAAAAAGATGCCTCCCATTGTGGGTTTAGACATAGGCACACGTCAAATAAAAGCGGTATGGCTAGAACATTCAGTCAATGGCTACATGCTTCAAGGTTATGCATGTGAATCTATCAATAAAGTTGCTTTTTCAGAGCGCGATATTAAAGATTACGAGGCGGTAAGTTTAGCACTTAAAAAAGTGCGTAACAGCTTAAAAACTAAAATAAAGCAAGCTAATGTCGCGGTAGCGGGTACATCGGTAATCAGTAAAATCGTTTATATGGAACCCGACCAAAACGATTACGAACTGGAAAGCCAGATAGAAATTGAAGCCGATAGCCTCATTCCTTTTCCCCTTGAAGAGGTTTATTTAGATTTCGAAGAGCTTGGCCCCAGTGAAACCCATTCTGGCAAGGTCAATGTTCTATTAACCGCTGCTCATAAAGATTTAGTAGATAGCCGTTTACTGCTGTCTCGCGAAGCCGATTTCGAACCTAAAATTGTTGATGTGGAAAATTACGCGATTGGGAATGCCATCGACTTTTTCTACAATGGAAAAGTAGAAGATGAAGCCGTTTGTGCCATTAATGTAGGTGCCTCATTGCTTCAAGTTAGCGTGGTACGTAACGCCACTGTGATCTACACAAAAGAACACGCATTTGGGCTAAATAACTTAGTCAACGATATTAGCGCTATTCAAATGATTGAGCGTGAAGAAGCCGAACGTCTATTAATGGATGATTCATCATCTAACAGTTGGGTAGATGAAGTATTACCTATCTTTGCCGCTAATTTACAACAGAACATCAATCGTGCATTGCAAATGTATATGACGACATTTCATGTTGACCGCCCCGCAAAAATTTTACTTTGTGGCGGCGCGGCCACTATCCAACCTTTAGTAGACATATTACGTCAAGACTTAGGCCTACAAGTTGATGTATTCGACCCCTTTTTGGGCATGACCATGAACCCTAAGTTAGATTCACAGCGGTTACGCCGTATCGCCCCACAGCTCACTATTGCTGCAGGCCTTGCTAGCCGGAGTTTCACATCATGGCACATGTAA
- a CDS encoding PilN domain-containing protein, which yields MAHVNLLPWREQQRQHQKQQYLMGLVAVAAIVGLIFWFIGQAIDQQINHQNSRNQFLEREIGLLDAQIADIKNIKESKNAIEQRMALIEQLQASRNVAAIIFDELAKIVPVGVTFQSMKRIGNQLQIEGISDSNNRLSDFMRSLDNSDVFVGAELSSIKADTNASRAISTFTLTFMVSDSVSPLEQDAEGETN from the coding sequence ATGGCACATGTAAACTTACTTCCTTGGCGCGAACAACAACGCCAACATCAAAAGCAGCAGTATCTAATGGGCCTGGTTGCCGTTGCCGCTATTGTGGGGTTAATTTTTTGGTTTATCGGTCAAGCTATCGACCAACAAATTAATCATCAGAATTCAAGAAACCAGTTTCTTGAGCGAGAGATTGGCTTATTAGATGCGCAAATTGCAGATATAAAAAATATTAAAGAAAGCAAAAATGCGATTGAACAGCGCATGGCCCTTATTGAGCAATTACAGGCTAGTCGAAATGTCGCGGCCATAATATTTGATGAGCTTGCTAAAATCGTACCCGTGGGCGTGACCTTCCAATCTATGAAGCGCATAGGTAATCAATTACAAATTGAAGGTATCAGCGATTCAAATAACCGACTTTCTGATTTCATGCGCTCATTAGATAATTCAGATGTTTTTGTTGGAGCTGAATTGTCTTCTATAAAAGCAGACACCAATGCCTCTCGCGCAATTAGCACCTTCACGCTTACCTTCATGGTTAGCGATTCGGTATCACCGTTGGAACAAGATGCTGAAGGGGAGACAAACTAA
- a CDS encoding type 4a pilus biogenesis protein PilO: MKFDVEKLKELNELDFEQIAIWPNEIRIVVAAFVAIVIGALSYYLLINPKLPILDAAELKEQELKLQYEAKYRIAVNKEAYREQLAQLENDFSSMLKSLPTSNETPGLLDDITYVGTSSGLTFKLLNWQQEVPKEFYTELPIEIEVSGGYHHFGEFVSKVAGLPRIVTLHDFDILRESNGLTLQLQAKTYRSENSTGISGGSQ; this comes from the coding sequence ATGAAATTTGATGTCGAAAAGCTCAAAGAACTCAATGAATTAGATTTTGAACAAATTGCTATTTGGCCCAATGAAATACGTATAGTGGTGGCTGCCTTTGTGGCAATCGTAATTGGTGCACTTAGCTATTATCTACTTATAAACCCTAAGCTCCCTATTCTAGATGCTGCGGAATTAAAAGAACAAGAGCTGAAGCTGCAATACGAAGCCAAGTACCGCATTGCGGTAAATAAAGAAGCGTATCGAGAGCAGCTCGCACAGCTAGAAAATGACTTTTCTTCCATGCTGAAAAGCTTACCTACCAGCAATGAAACCCCTGGCTTGCTAGACGATATAACTTATGTAGGCACCTCATCAGGACTTACCTTCAAGTTATTGAACTGGCAACAAGAGGTACCTAAAGAGTTCTACACCGAACTGCCTATTGAAATTGAAGTCAGTGGCGGCTATCACCATTTTGGAGAGTTCGTTTCTAAGGTGGCTGGGCTTCCTCGTATTGTTACCTTGCATGACTTTGATATTTTACGGGAAAGTAATGGGCTTACCTTGCAATTACAAGCGAAAACCTACCGCTCAGAAAACAGTACCGGTATAAGCGGGGGATCTCAGTGA
- a CDS encoding pilus assembly protein PilP, with protein MRYYLVLATVALITACSPKLDDLQAYTQSVSENAVHNIEPYPEFATPKTFEYSASELPSPFDSPKENTPPLTQTRQQNCFQPDFERTKQKLERYGLDSLGLTGNFKSQGVEWALVTSNDGILHKAKIGSRIGLFYGKITGINPNSLTIEQLIPDGAGCWQKKEITLSKTSTSGEKK; from the coding sequence ATGCGCTATTATTTAGTTCTTGCTACTGTTGCCCTAATAACCGCTTGCTCGCCAAAACTTGATGACTTGCAGGCGTATACGCAAAGTGTGAGCGAAAATGCGGTTCACAATATTGAACCCTACCCTGAGTTTGCTACACCTAAAACCTTTGAATATTCGGCGAGCGAGTTGCCTAGCCCTTTTGATTCGCCTAAAGAAAACACGCCACCACTGACACAAACTCGACAACAAAACTGTTTTCAACCTGACTTTGAACGCACAAAACAGAAACTGGAAAGGTATGGCTTAGACTCATTAGGGTTGACCGGAAACTTTAAAAGCCAAGGCGTTGAATGGGCGCTAGTTACCAGTAATGACGGTATTCTACATAAAGCCAAAATTGGCAGCCGCATCGGTTTATTTTACGGTAAAATCACTGGAATTAATCCAAACTCACTAACAATAGAACAGCTTATACCTGATGGCGCAGGTTGCTGGCAGAAAAAAGAGATAACGTTGAGCAAAACCTCAACGTCAGGAGAGAAAAAATAA
- a CDS encoding type IV pilus secretin PilQ family protein: MAERYLFNKSLNRRSSRWPWLLGFAAICTVLMVYVAPAKALEPVLFDPSNDTPSTRITGIDFTREANNIGVTLVTFEGASPTPQLVESQGKVTITFADSVLDDSQLVELNVTEFSTPVSTIETFQDKKGTRIEILYSDTVTARHAIDNNVIRIKIEPMSLSQQEELENKKTYTGDPISLDFQDVPVRQVLQIIAQVNGFNLVTTDTVTGNVTISLSGVPWDQALDMILRVKGLDKRLEGNILLIAPTEELTARETQALQSKKQVSDLAPLSTVNISVNYAKAANLATILKSSEGGILSERGTVTVDERTNTMLIRDTLPSIDEARKMIDALDIPVKQVLIESRMVTVLDNVDEELGVRWGLSDRESDSGVSGSIEGAETIAGGSIPSIDDRLNVNLPVSGATGTIGFQIASLVDGTILDLELSALESENKGEIIASPRITVANQQEAYIEQGTEIPYVQATSSGATSVEFKKAVLSLRVTPQITPDNRIILDLVVTQDTRGETVSTSTGDAVAIDTQEIKTQVLVENGETIVLGGIFQQTSTDNVSKVPLFGDLPFLGVLFRNTSEFQEKRELLIFVTPKIITEKP; the protein is encoded by the coding sequence ATGGCTGAGCGTTACCTATTTAACAAATCTTTAAATCGTAGAAGTTCTCGCTGGCCTTGGTTGCTTGGCTTTGCTGCTATATGTACGGTATTGATGGTTTATGTTGCGCCCGCCAAAGCGTTAGAACCCGTATTGTTCGACCCAAGTAACGACACTCCCTCAACCCGAATTACCGGTATCGATTTTACCCGAGAAGCGAATAATATTGGTGTTACATTAGTCACCTTTGAAGGAGCTTCACCTACACCGCAACTCGTTGAGTCTCAAGGAAAGGTTACCATTACATTCGCTGATAGCGTGTTAGATGACAGTCAGCTCGTTGAATTAAATGTGACAGAGTTCTCCACGCCTGTATCAACCATTGAAACCTTTCAAGATAAAAAAGGTACGCGCATAGAGATTCTTTATAGCGATACCGTGACAGCTCGCCACGCGATAGACAATAACGTCATTCGCATCAAAATTGAGCCGATGAGCTTGTCGCAACAAGAAGAATTAGAAAACAAAAAAACCTATACAGGCGACCCTATCTCGCTAGACTTTCAAGATGTACCTGTACGTCAAGTGTTGCAAATTATCGCGCAAGTTAATGGCTTTAACTTAGTGACCACAGACACAGTGACTGGAAATGTCACTATTAGCCTATCAGGTGTACCTTGGGATCAAGCCCTTGATATGATTTTGCGTGTTAAAGGATTAGATAAACGCTTAGAGGGTAACATTCTGTTGATTGCGCCAACTGAAGAGCTTACCGCCAGAGAAACCCAAGCATTACAGTCAAAGAAGCAGGTGTCTGATTTAGCCCCGCTTAGTACAGTCAACATCTCGGTAAATTACGCTAAGGCAGCTAACCTGGCGACGATTTTGAAATCTTCAGAAGGCGGCATTTTGTCTGAGCGCGGGACAGTTACCGTGGATGAACGTACCAACACTATGCTTATTCGAGATACGTTACCTTCTATTGATGAAGCAAGAAAAATGATTGATGCGCTGGATATTCCAGTTAAACAAGTATTAATTGAAAGCAGAATGGTGACCGTACTTGATAATGTGGATGAAGAGCTAGGTGTTCGCTGGGGCTTAAGCGATAGGGAAAGTGACAGTGGTGTTTCAGGGAGTATTGAAGGAGCTGAAACTATTGCAGGCGGCTCTATTCCGAGTATTGATGACAGACTAAACGTAAACCTTCCGGTTTCGGGTGCAACGGGCACTATTGGCTTTCAAATCGCAAGTTTGGTTGATGGCACCATATTAGATTTAGAGCTATCTGCGCTTGAGTCTGAAAACAAAGGTGAGATTATCGCTAGCCCACGTATTACCGTGGCGAACCAACAAGAAGCCTACATTGAACAAGGAACCGAAATACCTTATGTTCAAGCCACCTCAAGTGGCGCAACGTCGGTTGAATTCAAAAAAGCGGTACTGTCGCTTCGCGTAACACCGCAAATTACGCCAGATAATCGCATTATTTTGGATTTGGTGGTTACACAAGATACCCGTGGTGAAACAGTGTCTACTTCTACCGGTGATGCCGTTGCTATTGATACGCAAGAAATCAAAACTCAGGTCTTGGTAGAGAACGGCGAAACCATCGTATTAGGCGGAATTTTCCAGCAAACGAGTACCGATAACGTGTCAAAAGTGCCATTATTTGGTGACCTGCCGTTTTTAGGTGTGCTGTTTCGCAATACATCGGAGTTTCAAGAGAAGCGTGAGCTACTTATATTTGTAACACCGAAAATAATAACAGAAAAACCGTAA